One genomic window of Nicotiana sylvestris chromosome 10, ASM39365v2, whole genome shotgun sequence includes the following:
- the LOC138879032 gene encoding uncharacterized protein, which produces MYRALTEQQDEALNDLPTLQDKLEKAQNEASTLKREHANLVKNVKIFEAKHEQLVVVTNNTTSQVQQKIDRIDRLRAEMDEVKATTEVWKGKIDLLASEKEAAKAELASIENQLRVAKDKANNGLG; this is translated from the coding sequence ATGTATAGAGCTCTTACTGAGCAGCAGGATGAGGCCCTCAATGACCTCCCGACTCTCCAGGATAAGTTGGAAAAAGCCCAGAATGAGGCCTCTACCCTGAAGCGGGAACACGCCAACTTGGTTAAGAATGTAAAGATCTTTGAGGCTAAACATGAGCAGCTAGTCGTGGTGACTAATAACACCACCTCGCAGGTCCAACAAAAAATAGACCGGATCGATCGGCTTCGGGCCGAGATGGACGAGGTCAAGGCCACAACCGAAGTGTGGAAGGGCAAGATAGACCTGCTTGCTTCAGAGAAAGAAGCTGCAAAGGCGGAGCTGGCATCGATCGAGAACCAACTTCGGGTAGCGAAGGACAAAGCCAATAATGGTCTCGGCTGA